In one Arthrobacter jinronghuae genomic region, the following are encoded:
- a CDS encoding shikimate dehydrogenase family protein: protein MDSTARRAAVLGHPISHSKSPRLHRAAYAHLGFDCSYEAIDLRVEEAAGFAASLRGQAGWTGLSVTMPLKAVMVAQMDEVEPLVKALGVLNTVTFSRTGSRTVLTGHNTDVAGIAGALRYAGIGARPRAVVLGAGGTACAAIAALAQLDASETVVCARRFPEPAPGQAGVLDAGRATGVAVRPRPWEEAAEACAAADVVICTLPPYGADGLAEDIAEVRDGAILLDAAYDPWPSRIASVWSGFGGTVVPGIEMLLYQAVEQVKLFTGEAFFDEHGVTNAMCDAVGIPRR from the coding sequence GTGGATAGCACTGCGCGGCGCGCAGCCGTGCTGGGGCATCCGATCAGCCATTCCAAGTCGCCCCGGCTGCACCGGGCTGCATACGCCCATTTGGGGTTCGACTGCAGCTACGAGGCAATAGACCTTCGCGTTGAGGAGGCCGCGGGATTCGCGGCCTCCCTCCGCGGGCAGGCGGGCTGGACCGGTCTGTCCGTCACTATGCCGCTGAAGGCGGTCATGGTGGCGCAGATGGACGAAGTCGAGCCGCTGGTCAAGGCACTCGGGGTGCTGAATACGGTGACCTTCTCCCGGACGGGATCCCGCACGGTCCTGACCGGCCACAATACCGACGTCGCAGGCATTGCCGGCGCGCTGCGGTACGCCGGAATCGGTGCCCGGCCGCGCGCCGTGGTGCTGGGTGCAGGCGGAACGGCGTGCGCGGCCATTGCGGCCCTCGCGCAGCTGGACGCGTCCGAAACTGTGGTCTGTGCCCGTCGCTTCCCGGAACCCGCCCCCGGCCAGGCCGGGGTATTGGACGCAGGCCGGGCAACCGGCGTTGCTGTCCGCCCGCGCCCGTGGGAGGAGGCGGCCGAGGCCTGTGCGGCTGCCGACGTCGTAATCTGCACGCTGCCGCCGTACGGCGCCGACGGCCTGGCAGAGGACATCGCCGAAGTCCGGGATGGTGCCATCCTCCTGGATGCCGCGTACGACCCATGGCCAAGCAGGATCGCGTCCGTCTGGTCCGGGTTCGGCGGAACGGTGGTGCCGGGCATCGAGATGCTGCTCTACCAGGCCGTGGAGCAGGTAAAGCTGTTTACCGGGGAAGCCTTCTTTGACGAACACGGCGTCACAAACGCCATGTGTGACGCCGTGGGAATCCCGCGGCGCTGA
- the mltG gene encoding endolytic transglycosylase MltG: MSHRYPDYPAMAEPDRRPGQGGSDELPVGVFFEEPADLPSRRSQRPSREKQRRRRRRTIIMVTVLAVFAGVIFGLIMFLRDLLGMNEIQDYEGAGNGTVAFTVAEGDGPLLIGGKLEAEDIVATSKEFVNAFTAQSDGREIQPGTYEMKYQMSSSAAVDALLGDGGSQVHYAAVARDLRQSEVFEVLNTSTRIPLSEFQALAADPQQFGLPEEAVSLEGYLHPGEYRFDVEKDATEIITEMVDNTFAELEGAGITDPAEQYRILTKASIIQAEAGEADYGAVAGSIENRLGPDNKETNGLIQSDATVTYGLNRKSYELTPEEKADKSNPYNTYANPGLPVGPIGSPSREAIEAAANPDDVPYYYWVTVNLDSGETKFSSTLAEHAKYVEEYQNWCSTQKAGRCG; this comes from the coding sequence GTGAGCCACAGATATCCCGATTACCCGGCCATGGCGGAGCCTGACCGCAGGCCCGGACAGGGCGGCAGTGATGAACTCCCCGTGGGCGTGTTCTTCGAGGAGCCCGCGGACCTGCCCAGCCGCAGGAGCCAACGGCCGAGCCGTGAAAAGCAGCGCCGCCGCCGTCGCCGGACCATCATCATGGTCACCGTGCTGGCCGTATTTGCAGGGGTGATTTTCGGCCTCATTATGTTCCTTCGGGACCTGCTTGGCATGAACGAGATCCAGGACTACGAGGGTGCCGGCAACGGCACCGTGGCCTTTACCGTTGCAGAAGGTGACGGCCCGCTGCTGATCGGCGGAAAGCTCGAAGCCGAAGACATCGTCGCCACGTCCAAGGAATTCGTCAACGCCTTCACCGCCCAGTCGGACGGACGGGAAATCCAGCCCGGTACGTATGAAATGAAGTACCAGATGTCCTCCTCCGCCGCCGTGGATGCCTTGCTCGGGGACGGCGGCAGCCAGGTGCATTACGCGGCCGTGGCACGCGACCTGCGCCAGAGCGAGGTCTTCGAAGTCCTGAACACCTCCACCCGGATCCCGCTTTCGGAGTTCCAGGCCCTGGCCGCGGACCCGCAGCAGTTCGGCCTGCCGGAGGAAGCAGTAAGCCTGGAGGGCTACCTGCATCCGGGCGAATACCGGTTCGACGTCGAAAAGGACGCCACCGAGATCATTACCGAAATGGTGGATAACACCTTCGCTGAACTCGAAGGGGCCGGTATTACCGATCCCGCCGAGCAGTACCGGATCCTGACCAAGGCCAGCATCATCCAGGCCGAGGCCGGGGAGGCTGACTACGGCGCCGTCGCCGGCTCCATCGAGAACCGGCTGGGCCCGGACAACAAGGAAACCAACGGGCTGATCCAGTCCGATGCCACGGTGACCTACGGCTTGAACCGCAAGAGCTACGAACTCACCCCCGAGGAAAAAGCGGACAAATCCAACCCGTACAACACCTACGCCAACCCCGGCCTGCCCGTCGGTCCCATCGGTTCCCCGAGCCGGGAAGCCATTGAGGCAGCGGCCAACCCGGATGACGTCCCGTACTACTACTGGGTCACCGTCAACCTGGACAGCGGCGAAACCAAGTTCTCCTCCACCCTCGCCGAGCACGCCAAGTACGTCGAGGAATACCAGAACTGGTGCAGTACCCAAAAAGCCGGGCGGTGCGGTTAG
- the alaS gene encoding alanine--tRNA ligase, producing the protein MKSHEIARRWLDYFSNKGHTVVPSASLVSNDPSLLFTVAGMVPFIPYLTAREKAPYSRATSVQKCIRTADIEEVGKTARHGTFFQMAGNFSFGDYFKEEAITYAWELLTSDVEKGGYGLDPQRLWVTVYEDGDERDDEARAIWRDKVGVPNERIIGTGKADNYWNTGQAGPGGPCSEIYYDRGPAYGQEGGPAVDETRYIEIWNLVFMQYQLSAVRSKTDFDVAGELPQKNIDTGLGLERLAMILQGVENMYETDQVRPVLDKAAELSGKTYTSSEDPSDPHHTDDVRMRVVADHIRSALMLISDGVSPSNEGRGYVLRRLIRRAVRAMRLLGVDTAVLPELLPVSRDAMKGTYPEVEADFARISRIAYAEEKAFLRTIASGTERLEEAVKVSKAAGAPLSGEEAFALHDTYGFPIDLTLEMAEEAGLKVDEAGFRSLMSEQRKRAQADARGKKHGHADMSVFNELLAAGSTVFTGYDELKTESKVRGIISGDSRVEYAGQGSEISLVLDSTPFYAEAGGQAADTGLITGDGFVLEVQDVQRPVKGLSVHKAIVREGEIAAGANVLAAVDAQRRHEAEQAHSGTHIVHAALHQILGPEALQRGSFNKAGYLRFDFSWGEGLSDAAKSEIEEVSNLAIRSNYQVETKVMSLADAKALGATALFGEAYGDTVRVVEMNGDWSRELCGGTHVASTSRIGSLTLLGEQSVGSGNRRVEAFVGMDAFRHLAAERALVNELSEMLKVPSAQLPDRLAATLAKLKSTEKELERLRREQLSASAAALVGTAVDVDGVRLLAHNAGEVGGADDLRTLALDLRSRLGSEPAAVAVAGVSNNRPVVIVATNEGARGAGVKAGALVKVAAGVLGGGGGGKDDVAQGGGSDAGRIGDALTAIREAVAGRS; encoded by the coding sequence ATGAAGTCCCACGAGATTGCACGCCGCTGGCTGGATTACTTCAGCAACAAGGGACATACGGTGGTGCCCTCGGCGTCGCTCGTCTCCAACGATCCCTCGCTGCTGTTCACCGTGGCCGGCATGGTGCCGTTCATCCCTTACCTCACCGCCCGCGAAAAGGCGCCGTACAGCCGGGCAACCAGCGTGCAGAAGTGCATCCGCACCGCGGACATCGAAGAAGTGGGCAAGACCGCCCGCCACGGCACCTTCTTCCAGATGGCGGGAAACTTCTCCTTCGGTGACTACTTCAAGGAAGAAGCGATCACCTACGCCTGGGAACTGCTGACCTCCGACGTCGAGAAGGGCGGTTACGGGCTGGACCCGCAGCGGCTCTGGGTCACCGTCTATGAAGACGGCGACGAGCGCGACGACGAAGCACGCGCCATCTGGCGGGACAAAGTCGGTGTTCCGAATGAACGCATCATCGGGACCGGCAAGGCGGACAACTACTGGAACACCGGACAGGCCGGCCCGGGCGGCCCCTGCTCCGAGATCTACTACGACCGCGGCCCGGCCTACGGCCAGGAGGGCGGCCCGGCAGTAGACGAGACGCGCTACATCGAGATCTGGAACCTGGTCTTTATGCAGTACCAGCTCTCCGCCGTGCGCTCCAAGACGGACTTCGACGTGGCCGGCGAACTGCCGCAGAAGAACATCGACACCGGCCTTGGCCTTGAGCGCCTGGCCATGATCCTGCAGGGCGTGGAGAACATGTACGAGACGGACCAGGTCCGTCCCGTGCTGGACAAGGCCGCCGAGCTCTCCGGCAAGACCTACACCAGCTCCGAAGACCCCTCGGACCCGCACCACACGGACGACGTCCGGATGCGCGTGGTTGCCGACCACATCCGCTCCGCCCTGATGCTGATTTCCGACGGCGTGAGCCCCTCCAACGAAGGCCGCGGCTACGTGCTGCGCCGCCTCATCCGCCGGGCCGTGCGTGCCATGCGCCTGCTGGGCGTGGACACCGCCGTGCTGCCCGAACTCCTGCCCGTCTCCCGCGACGCCATGAAGGGTACGTACCCCGAGGTTGAAGCGGACTTCGCCCGGATCAGCCGGATTGCCTACGCCGAGGAGAAGGCGTTCCTGCGCACCATCGCCTCCGGCACCGAGCGCCTGGAAGAAGCCGTCAAGGTGTCCAAGGCTGCCGGAGCTCCGCTGAGCGGCGAAGAAGCCTTTGCCCTGCACGACACCTACGGTTTCCCCATCGACCTCACGCTGGAGATGGCCGAGGAAGCGGGACTGAAGGTCGACGAGGCCGGATTCCGCTCCCTCATGTCCGAGCAGCGCAAGCGTGCCCAGGCAGATGCCCGCGGGAAGAAGCACGGGCACGCCGATATGTCGGTGTTCAACGAACTGCTGGCCGCCGGCTCCACAGTGTTCACCGGCTACGACGAGCTGAAGACCGAATCGAAGGTCCGCGGCATCATTTCCGGGGACTCCCGGGTGGAATACGCCGGGCAGGGTTCGGAGATTTCCCTGGTGCTGGACTCAACCCCGTTCTACGCCGAAGCAGGCGGACAGGCCGCCGATACCGGCCTCATCACCGGTGACGGCTTCGTCCTCGAGGTGCAGGACGTCCAGCGCCCGGTCAAGGGACTGAGCGTACACAAGGCGATTGTCCGCGAAGGTGAGATCGCTGCCGGCGCCAACGTGCTGGCCGCCGTCGACGCCCAGCGCCGCCACGAAGCGGAGCAGGCGCACTCCGGCACGCACATTGTGCATGCCGCCCTGCACCAGATCCTCGGCCCGGAAGCGCTGCAGCGCGGCTCCTTCAACAAGGCCGGCTACCTGCGCTTCGACTTCTCCTGGGGCGAAGGCCTCTCCGACGCCGCAAAGTCCGAAATCGAAGAGGTCTCCAACCTCGCGATCCGCAGCAACTACCAGGTCGAGACCAAGGTCATGTCCCTGGCGGACGCCAAGGCCCTGGGCGCCACCGCACTGTTCGGCGAAGCCTACGGCGACACCGTGCGGGTCGTGGAAATGAACGGCGACTGGTCCCGCGAACTCTGCGGCGGTACACACGTGGCCTCGACGTCCCGCATCGGCAGCCTGACGCTGCTGGGCGAGCAGTCCGTGGGGTCCGGCAACCGCCGGGTCGAAGCCTTCGTGGGTATGGATGCCTTCCGTCACCTGGCCGCAGAGCGGGCACTGGTGAACGAGCTGTCCGAGATGCTCAAGGTCCCGTCGGCGCAGCTCCCGGACCGCCTTGCCGCCACCCTGGCAAAGCTTAAGTCCACCGAGAAGGAACTCGAAAGGCTGCGCCGCGAGCAGCTGTCCGCTTCCGCTGCCGCCCTCGTAGGCACTGCAGTTGACGTTGACGGCGTCCGGCTCCTGGCACACAACGCCGGCGAGGTCGGGGGAGCGGATGATCTGCGCACCTTGGCCCTCGACCTGCGTTCCCGTCTGGGCAGCGAGCCCGCAGCGGTGGCTGTCGCAGGCGTCTCCAACAACCGTCCCGTAGTGATTGTTGCCACCAACGAAGGCGCCCGCGGCGCCGGCGTTAAGGCCGGTGCACTCGTCAAGGTTGCGGCCGGCGTGCTCGGCGGCGGCGGCGGCGGCAAGGACGACGTCGCCCAGGGCGGCGGCTCCGACGCAGGCAGGATCGGAGATGCCCTCACGGCCATCCGCGAAGCCGTGGCCGGGCGGAGCTGA
- a CDS encoding shikimate kinase produces the protein MSSRNGRSRALDRHLVLMGFMAAGKSVVGRGFAARQGMPFLDTDEAVVARYGPIAGIFSAYGEHYFREVEARTVAAALEARVPTVISLGGGAVLDSGTQQLLSGATVVFLDTDLATVLPRITRAGHRPLLAPDPVRRWQELADIRRPIYESLADITIDTRGLTVPAIIDRLTSVLIKGED, from the coding sequence ATGTCCTCTAGGAACGGCAGGTCCAGGGCGCTCGACCGGCACCTGGTCCTGATGGGCTTTATGGCAGCCGGGAAATCGGTGGTCGGCCGCGGGTTCGCCGCCCGCCAGGGGATGCCGTTCCTGGATACCGACGAGGCCGTAGTGGCACGCTACGGCCCCATTGCCGGTATCTTCAGCGCCTACGGTGAGCACTATTTCCGGGAGGTCGAGGCGCGGACCGTTGCCGCGGCGCTCGAAGCCCGGGTGCCCACGGTCATCTCGCTGGGCGGCGGAGCCGTACTGGACTCGGGGACGCAGCAGTTGCTCAGCGGCGCCACTGTAGTGTTTCTGGATACGGACCTTGCCACAGTGCTTCCGCGGATCACCCGTGCAGGTCACCGTCCACTGCTCGCACCGGACCCGGTCCGGCGCTGGCAGGAGCTGGCGGACATCCGCCGCCCCATATACGAATCCCTGGCCGACATCACCATAGACACCAGGGGACTCACCGTTCCGGCCATTATTGACCGGCTGACTTCCGTCCTCATCAAAGGAGAAGACTAG
- the aroB gene encoding 3-dehydroquinate synthase, producing the protein MPSEPTIIPVTGSNPAENYDVVVGNGLLGRLPDMLGERVRRVLVIHPRALRTTGDTVRDELAATGLTAVTAEIPDAEEGKHIQVASFCWQVLGQNDFTRSDAIVAVGGGAVTDVAGFVAATWLRGIKVVHIPTSLLGMVDAAVGGKTAINTAEGKNLVGAFHPPAGVLADLDALATLPKNELLSGMAEVIKCGFIADPAILDLVEANPEAVADGASDVVRELVERSIGVKAEIVSSDLRESGRREFLNYGHTLGHSIELAERYQWRHGAAVSVGLVFAAELGRTVGRLDDATADRHKEILSSLGLPVTYRKDRWSALLDGMRRDKKSRGDLLRFVVLDGLAKPSMLEVPDTSLLFAAYQEIASEPQGGIRLSL; encoded by the coding sequence ATGCCCTCCGAACCCACGATCATCCCGGTGACCGGCTCCAATCCCGCAGAGAACTACGACGTCGTCGTAGGCAACGGCCTGCTTGGCCGGCTGCCGGACATGCTGGGTGAGCGCGTGCGCCGCGTCCTGGTCATCCACCCGCGCGCCCTGCGTACGACCGGCGATACCGTACGCGACGAACTCGCCGCCACGGGCCTGACCGCCGTCACCGCCGAGATCCCGGACGCCGAAGAGGGCAAGCACATCCAGGTGGCGTCCTTCTGCTGGCAGGTCCTGGGCCAGAACGATTTCACCCGGTCCGATGCCATTGTCGCCGTGGGCGGCGGAGCTGTCACCGACGTGGCCGGCTTCGTCGCCGCCACCTGGCTGCGGGGCATCAAAGTGGTGCACATCCCCACGTCCCTGCTGGGCATGGTGGATGCGGCCGTGGGCGGCAAGACGGCCATCAACACCGCCGAGGGCAAGAACCTCGTGGGCGCCTTCCACCCGCCGGCCGGGGTGCTGGCGGACCTGGACGCCCTGGCCACCCTGCCGAAGAACGAACTGCTCAGCGGCATGGCCGAGGTCATCAAGTGCGGGTTCATTGCCGACCCTGCCATCCTGGACCTGGTCGAAGCGAACCCGGAGGCAGTGGCCGACGGCGCTTCCGACGTCGTCCGCGAACTGGTGGAACGTTCCATCGGGGTCAAGGCCGAAATTGTCTCCTCGGACCTGCGCGAATCCGGCCGCCGGGAATTCCTGAACTACGGGCACACCCTGGGCCACTCCATCGAGCTGGCGGAACGCTACCAGTGGCGGCACGGCGCGGCGGTGTCCGTCGGCCTGGTCTTCGCCGCGGAACTGGGCCGGACGGTGGGCCGGCTGGATGACGCCACGGCGGACCGGCACAAGGAAATCCTTTCCTCGCTGGGGCTTCCCGTGACCTACCGTAAGGACCGCTGGTCTGCCCTGCTGGACGGCATGCGTCGGGACAAGAAGTCCCGCGGGGACCTGTTGCGCTTCGTGGTGCTGGACGGACTGGCTAAACCGTCCATGCTCGAGGTCCCGGACACCTCGCTGCTGTTCGCGGCCTACCAGGAGATCGCCTCCGAGCCGCAGGGCGGAATCCGCCTCAGCCTGTAG
- a CDS encoding DUF948 domain-containing protein, with amino-acid sequence MSGGDIAGLIAAGVFAVLVALLAVPVWKLGKVFDEMRGAIRTLSEETTPLIDEVTTTVSTTNQQLQKVDGISSNVSDASANLSALSSLVAATVGSPLIKVSAFSYGVRSALASRRTVGRGRRSR; translated from the coding sequence ATGTCGGGTGGAGATATAGCCGGTCTGATCGCGGCCGGTGTGTTTGCCGTATTGGTCGCGTTGCTGGCCGTTCCCGTCTGGAAACTGGGGAAGGTTTTTGACGAGATGCGCGGCGCCATCCGTACGCTCAGCGAGGAGACCACTCCCCTGATCGACGAGGTCACCACAACGGTGTCCACCACCAACCAGCAGCTGCAGAAGGTGGACGGCATCTCCTCGAATGTTTCGGACGCATCGGCCAACTTGTCCGCTCTGTCCTCCCTGGTGGCCGCCACCGTGGGTTCCCCGCTGATCAAGGTCTCGGCATTCAGCTACGGCGTCCGTTCCGCCCTCGCTTCCCGCAGGACCGTCGGCCGCGGCCGACGCAGCCGCTAA
- the ruvX gene encoding Holliday junction resolvase RuvX produces the protein MSGLHGVKLGVDVGLVRVGLAASDPDGVLAMPVRTLKRDAKKNSDIRVVVREAAERGAVEVFVGLPRSLGGGETASTQMARDYAQALVRALADAGQEQQVRLVDERLTTVSAHRSLREAGMNSRNHRTVVDQAAAVAILQQSIDTQRSLNRDVGELVTLRRPRRESGGVPAPTEEFDISQDIEREGGNTP, from the coding sequence TTGAGTGGTCTGCACGGGGTGAAGCTGGGCGTCGACGTCGGCCTGGTCCGGGTCGGCCTCGCAGCCAGCGACCCCGACGGCGTCCTGGCCATGCCGGTCAGGACGCTGAAGCGGGACGCGAAGAAGAACAGTGACATCCGCGTGGTGGTCCGGGAGGCTGCGGAGCGGGGTGCCGTTGAAGTGTTTGTCGGCCTGCCCCGCAGCCTGGGCGGCGGCGAAACCGCCTCCACGCAGATGGCACGGGACTACGCGCAGGCGCTGGTCCGCGCCCTGGCCGACGCCGGCCAGGAACAGCAGGTGCGGCTGGTGGACGAACGCCTGACTACGGTCTCCGCGCACCGTTCCCTGCGCGAAGCTGGAATGAACAGCCGGAATCACCGTACAGTGGTTGATCAAGCGGCCGCTGTGGCTATTCTGCAGCAGTCTATTGACACACAACGATCCCTGAACCGGGACGTAGGGGAGCTGGTTACACTGCGCCGGCCGCGCCGCGAGAGCGGCGGGGTGCCGGCCCCGACTGAGGAGTTCGACATTTCGCAGGACATCGAGCGCGAAGGCGGTAATACGCCGTGA
- the efp gene encoding elongation factor P has translation MATTNDIKNGTVLKLEGNLWSIIEFQHVKPGKGGAFVRTKMRNVTSGKVVDKTFNAGIKVETATVDRRDYQYLYQDGEDYVFMDTSDFDQLTVPGKIVGDNANFMMESMMVTIAIHEGSPLYIELPPSVTMEITYTEPGLQGDRSTGGTKPATIETGYEIQVPLFLEQGTKVKVDTRTGDYLGRVNE, from the coding sequence GTGGCGACGACCAACGACATCAAGAACGGCACCGTGCTGAAGCTTGAAGGCAACCTCTGGAGCATCATCGAGTTCCAGCACGTGAAGCCGGGCAAGGGTGGTGCGTTCGTCCGTACCAAGATGCGCAACGTGACTTCGGGCAAGGTAGTGGACAAGACGTTCAACGCCGGCATCAAGGTCGAGACCGCCACCGTGGACCGCCGCGATTACCAGTACCTGTACCAGGACGGCGAAGACTACGTCTTCATGGACACCTCCGACTTCGACCAGCTGACGGTCCCCGGCAAGATTGTCGGTGACAACGCGAACTTCATGATGGAGTCCATGATGGTCACCATCGCGATCCACGAAGGTTCGCCGCTGTACATCGAGCTGCCGCCGTCGGTCACCATGGAAATCACCTACACGGAGCCGGGCCTGCAGGGCGACCGCTCCACCGGCGGCACCAAGCCCGCCACCATCGAGACCGGCTACGAGATCCAGGTGCCCCTGTTCCTGGAGCAGGGCACCAAGGTCAAGGTTGACACCCGCACCGGCGACTACCTGGGACGCGTTAACGAGTGA
- the nusB gene encoding transcription antitermination factor NusB — protein MSARSKARTRALEVLFEAEQRSVSAFDAIRARREKTDQTINPYTMDLVEGVVAMQEQIDEFLSTYSQGWTLDRMPSVDRIILRLGTWELLYNDDVPDKVAISEAVELAKALSTDESPAFINGLLGRLQELKPSLLA, from the coding sequence GTGAGTGCACGCAGTAAAGCACGGACCCGGGCACTGGAGGTCCTTTTCGAAGCCGAACAGCGTTCGGTTTCTGCCTTCGATGCCATTCGGGCCCGCCGCGAAAAGACCGACCAGACCATCAACCCCTACACCATGGACCTGGTGGAAGGCGTGGTTGCGATGCAGGAGCAGATCGATGAGTTCCTGAGTACGTATTCGCAGGGCTGGACGCTTGATCGCATGCCTTCGGTGGACCGCATCATCCTCCGCCTGGGCACTTGGGAACTTCTCTACAACGACGACGTTCCCGACAAGGTGGCCATCAGCGAAGCCGTGGAATTGGCGAAAGCGCTCTCCACGGACGAATCCCCGGCCTTCATCAACGGCCTGCTCGGACGGCTGCAGGAACTCAAGCCGTCCCTGCTGGCCTAG
- the aroC gene encoding chorismate synthase, whose product MLRWLTAGESHGPALVGIVEGVPAGVEVDSTLISAALARRRLGYGRGARMKFEQDAVRILGGVRHGKTQGGPVAIEIGNTEWPKWEQVMAADPVDPTVLADSARNAPLTRPRPGHADFTGMQKYGFDEARPVLERASARETATRVALGAVASAFLKQLGIELVSHTVGIAGVMAPGDSALPLPADVDALDADPMRCFDAGVSAAMVAEVDAAHKEGETLGGVVEVLAYGLPPGLGSYVHWDRRLDARIAGALMGIQAIKGVEVGDGFLTATRRGSAAHDEILQDAEGRVVRSGNRAGGIEGGMSIGELLRVRAAMKPIATVPRALRTVDVSTSEPARAHHQRSDVCAVPAAGVVAEAMVALVLAEAVIEKFGGDSVPETARNLHAYLAAIPQPLESAGTDVL is encoded by the coding sequence ATGTTGCGTTGGTTGACCGCCGGTGAGTCCCATGGCCCTGCATTGGTCGGAATTGTTGAAGGTGTCCCTGCCGGAGTGGAAGTGGACAGCACCCTGATTTCCGCTGCACTGGCCCGCCGCCGCCTCGGCTATGGCCGCGGCGCCCGGATGAAATTCGAACAGGACGCCGTACGCATCCTCGGCGGCGTCCGCCACGGCAAAACCCAGGGCGGCCCGGTGGCCATCGAGATCGGCAACACCGAGTGGCCCAAATGGGAACAGGTGATGGCTGCTGATCCGGTGGATCCGACAGTCCTGGCCGACTCTGCCCGCAACGCGCCCCTCACCCGCCCCCGTCCGGGGCATGCTGATTTCACCGGCATGCAGAAGTACGGTTTTGACGAAGCCCGTCCCGTCCTGGAACGTGCCAGCGCCCGGGAAACCGCGACCCGCGTAGCGCTTGGCGCCGTCGCCTCTGCCTTCCTGAAGCAGCTGGGCATTGAGCTGGTCAGCCATACCGTGGGCATTGCCGGCGTGATGGCGCCCGGGGACTCGGCGTTGCCGCTCCCGGCCGACGTCGACGCGCTCGACGCCGATCCGATGCGCTGCTTCGATGCAGGCGTCTCGGCCGCCATGGTTGCCGAAGTCGATGCGGCCCACAAGGAGGGCGAAACGCTTGGGGGAGTGGTGGAGGTGCTGGCCTACGGGCTGCCGCCGGGACTGGGCAGCTACGTTCATTGGGACCGCCGGCTTGACGCCCGGATCGCCGGTGCCCTGATGGGTATCCAGGCCATCAAGGGCGTGGAAGTAGGGGACGGTTTCCTCACTGCCACCCGCCGCGGTTCCGCCGCGCACGACGAAATCCTGCAGGACGCCGAGGGCCGCGTGGTCCGCTCCGGCAACCGCGCCGGCGGCATTGAAGGCGGCATGAGCATCGGCGAGCTGCTGCGGGTACGTGCCGCGATGAAACCCATTGCCACCGTGCCGCGGGCGCTGCGCACCGTTGACGTAAGTACCTCCGAACCGGCCCGGGCCCACCACCAGCGGTCTGATGTCTGTGCGGTCCCCGCTGCCGGTGTGGTTGCCGAAGCCATGGTGGCGTTGGTCCTGGCCGAAGCCGTGATCGAGAAGTTCGGCGGCGATTCCGTGCCCGAAACCGCGCGGAACCTGCACGCCTACCTGGCTGCCATCCCGCAGCCGCTGGAATCCGCCGGTACCGATGTCCTCTAG
- the rpsD gene encoding 30S ribosomal protein S4 gives MANNTRARRQARASRALGIALTPKAAKYFERRPYPPGEHGRARRKQDSDYAVRLREKQRLRAQYGIREAQMTRVFEEARRTAGLTGENLIELLEMRLDALVLRAGFARTIAQARQLVVHRHIMVDGARVDRPSFRVSEGQLIHVHQRSETMTPFQVAAAGAHRDVLPAVPGYLDVSLDKLQARLVRRPKRSEVPVTCEEQLVVEYYAR, from the coding sequence GTGGCTAACAACACACGTGCACGCCGGCAGGCACGCGCATCGCGCGCCCTCGGCATTGCTTTGACCCCCAAGGCAGCAAAGTACTTCGAGCGTCGGCCTTACCCCCCGGGTGAGCACGGCCGCGCCCGTCGCAAGCAGGACAGCGACTACGCCGTACGTCTGCGTGAAAAGCAGCGTCTGCGCGCACAGTACGGCATCCGCGAAGCACAGATGACCCGTGTCTTCGAAGAAGCCCGCCGTACCGCCGGCCTGACCGGTGAAAACCTGATCGAACTGCTCGAAATGCGTCTCGACGCACTCGTGCTGCGTGCCGGCTTTGCCCGCACGATCGCCCAGGCCCGCCAGCTGGTTGTGCACCGTCACATCATGGTTGACGGCGCCCGCGTGGACCGTCCGTCCTTCCGCGTTTCCGAAGGCCAGCTCATCCACGTGCACCAGCGCAGCGAGACCATGACGCCGTTCCAGGTTGCTGCAGCCGGCGCCCACCGCGACGTCCTGCCCGCCGTTCCGGGTTACCTCGATGTTTCCCTGGACAAGCTGCAGGCACGCCTCGTGCGTCGCCCGAAGCGCTCGGAAGTCCCCGTGACCTGCGAAGAGCAGCTCGTGGTGGAATACTACGCACGCTAA